The genomic DNA GACCACCTCTCGGGGCTCAGGATGCGGATCCTGGAAGCCCTGATCCTCCTTTCCGCCCTGGCCGCCCTGTACACGGGCACCCAAACCTTGCGGCAGACCGTGGGGGAGGACCCCTACCTCTACCTCAAGCTCCTCACCACCGCCCAGGACCCCTTGCCCTCCTTCGTGGGCTTCCTCTCCTTCTTTGTCCCCCTGGCGGCCATCGCCTTAGCCTTCGACGCCGTGAACGGGGAGTATGCCCGGGGCACGCTTTCCCGCATCCTCTCCCAGCCTATCTACCGGGACGCCCTCCTCTTCGGCAAGTTCCTGGCGGGGCTTGGCACCTTGGCGGTCCTCCTCCTCGCCCTTTTCCTCCTGGTGGTGGGCCTTGGGCTCTTCACCCTGGGCGTGCCCCCAGAGGCGGAGGAGATGGCCCGGGCCTTCTTCTTCCTCCTGGCCACCTTGGCCTACGCTGGGGTCTGGCTCGCCCTAGGCCTTCTCTTCTCGGTGCTTTTCCGCCAGCCCGCCACCGCCGCCTTGGCCGCCATCGGGGTCTGGCTCTTCTTCGCCGTCTTCTTTCCCATCCTCACCGACCTGGCGGCGAATGCCCTTCTCCTCCAGGCCGACCCCTTTGACCCGGAAAGCCAGCTGAGGCAGGCCAACCTGGCCCTTTGGATCTCCCGGCTTTCCCCCAACACCCTCTACGCCGAAACCCTCACCGCCGTCCTCAACCCGGCGGTACGCTCCTTGGGACCCATCCTCATCACCCAGCTGGAAGGGGCGGTGCTCGGAACCCCCCTACCTCTGGGGCAAAGCCTCCTCCTCATCTGGCCCCAGCTCACCGGGCTCATGGCCCTGGTCATCCTCCTCTTCACCCTGGCCTACGTGGCCTTCCAGCGGCAGGAGGTGCGGGCCTAAAACGGGCCGTGGCTTCCGCCACGGCCCTTATTCCTCCAGCCACTCCGTGGCGTAGGCGCTGGTCTTGGGGATAACGCAGAGGAACTCCACGGGCTCCTCCCCCTCGTTCACGTAGGCGTGCGGGGTGTCGGGGGGGATGTAGACCGCCTGGCCCGCAGCCACCTCCCGCACCTCGTTCCCCAACAAGACCTTCATGCGCCCGGAGAGCACGTACTGCTCATGCTCTATGGTGGGGTGCTTGTGCTTGGGGATCCGCCCTCCCGGGAGGAGGGTGAACTTGCGGGTGATGAAGTGGGGCGCCCCGTCCTCAGGACCGATGAGGACCTGGATAAAGGCCTTCTCCCCCCGTTCCACGGGGCGGGCCTCCACGCTGGCCGCCTGCTTGACCACGGGCTTCATGCCGCCCATTGTAGCAAAAGGCCCTCTACTTCCTCGTCCGTGACCTCGCTGAAGTCCAGATAGTAGGCTCCCACGGCGGCGAAGTCAGGGGGCGTGGAAAGGGCCACCACCTCCGCCCGCTCCTTAAGCTTCTCCACCGCTTCCGGGCTGGCCACGGGCACCGCCACCACCACGCGCCTGGGGTTTTCCGCCAAGACCACGGAAAGGGCCGCCTCCATGCTAGCGCCGGTGGCGATGCCGTCATCCACCAACACCACGTCCCTTCCGGCCAGGGGCACCTTGGGGCGCACCTTGCGGTAGCGCTCCGCCCGCTTGCGGATCACGTCCTTTTGCCGGGCCGCCTCCCGCTCCAAATAGCTTCGGTCAGCAAACTGCAACGCATAGGGGCGGAGGATGAGCTCACCCCGTTCTCCCACCGCCCCCAAGGCGAACTCGGGGTTGCCGGGGGCCCCCACCTTGCGTACCAAGACCACGTCCAGCTCGCCCCCCAGGCGCCGGGCCACCTCGTCCGCCACCACCACCCCACCCCGGGGTATTCCCAAAACCACGGGGCGCTCTAAGCCCAGGGGTTGTAAGGCTTCAGCCAAGAGGGCTCCGGCGTGCCGGCGGTCACGGAAGCGCATAGGAAACCTCCGCTATCCATGCTACACCAGCCCATGCTCTTGAACGCGGTATAAAGTGTCTGGTAGCCTGTAGGGCAAAGGAGGGTAGCATGTCTGAAGTCGGCACGAAGCCCTGGCTGGCCCATTACGACCCCGGTGTACCGGCGGAAATAACGGTCCCGCCCATTCCCCTCTGGCGCTTTTTGGAGGATAGCGCCAAGCGCTTTCCCCAGAACGTGGCCTTGGAGTTCTTGGGGAAGACCCTAACCTATGGGGAAACCTGGGAGCTTGCCCGCCGCTTCGCCCAGGGGCTTATGGACCTGGGGGTGAAGCCAGGGGAGCGGGTGGCCATCATGCTCCCCAATACCCCGCAGTTTGTCCTGGCCTTCTTCGGCACCCTCCTGGCGGGGGGCGTGGGGGTGAACGTGAACCCCTTATACACCCCGAGGGAGCTTCGGCATCAACTTAAGGACGCAGGGGCGGAAACCCTGGTTATCCTGGACCACCTCCTCCCCCGCTTCCTCGAGGTGGAGAAGGAAACCCCGGTGAAGCGGGTGGTGGTCACCGGGATTAAGGACTTCCTCCCCTTTCCCAAAAACCTCCTCTACCCCTTGAAGGCCAAAAGGGACAAGCTCCCCCTGGGCTTCCCCAAGCGGGAAGGGTTTCACGCCTTCCTAGACCTCCTCAAGCGCCCCCCCGCCACGCCCCACGTGGCCGACCCTGAGGACCTGGCCCTGTTGCAGTACACGGGCGGCACCACGGGGGTCTCCAAGGGGGCCATGCTCACCCACCGCAACCTGGTGGCCAACGTCCTGCAGATCGACGCCTGGGACCCCACCTCGAGGGAACTCTTGGGCAAGGGGGTGATGCTGGGGGCCCTGCCCTTCTTCCACGTTTACGGCATGACCGTGGCCATGAACTACGGGCTCTTTTCCGGCTACAAGATCGTCCTTTTGCCCCGCCCGGAGATCCACGCCGTGGTGGAGGCCATAGAAAAGCACCAGGTCACCCACTTCCCCGGGGTGCCCACCCTGTACGTGGCCTTCAACAACTTCCCCGGGATCGAGAAGCGCAACGTCAAGAGCATCCGCATCTGCCTCTCGGGGGCGGCGCCCTTGCCGGTGGAGGTGGCCAAGCGCTTTGAAGAGATCACCGGGGCCAGGCTCATCGAGGGCTACGGGCTCTCCGAGGCCAGCCCCGTGACCCACTCCAACCCGGTGGAGGGGGTGGTGAAGAAGGGCTCCATCGGCATGCCCCTTCCCAGCGTGGAGGCCAAGGTGGTGGACGAGGAGGGGCGGGAGGTGCCCCTGGGCGAGGTGGGCGAGCTTATCGTCAGGGGCCCCAACGTCATGAAAGGCTACTGGAACCGCCCCGAGGAAACCCAAAAGGCCCTCAAGGACGGCTGGCTCTTCACCGGCGACATGGCCCGCATGGACGAAGACGGCTACTTCTACATCGTGGACCGCAAAAAGGACATGATCATCGCCGGAGGCTACAACATCTACCCCCGCGAGGTGGAAGAGGTCCTCTACCAACATGAAGCCGTCCAGGAAGCCGCCGTGGTGGGCGTCCCCGACCCCTACCGCGGGGAAACCGTGGCCGCCTTCCTCGTCCTCAAGCCCGAGTACCGGGGCAGGGTCACGGAGAAGGACATCGAAGCCTTCTGCCGCAAACACCTCGCCGCCTACAAGGTGCCCCGCATCCTAGAGTTCCGCGAAAGCCTCCCCAAGTCCAGCGTGGGGAAGATCCTAAGGCGGGAGCTCAGGGAAGAGTTCGCCAAGAAGCGGGGCTAAGCCCGGGCCCGCGCCACCGCCTCCTTAAAGGCGGCCACCGCCTGGTCCACCTCCTCGAGGGTGGTGGCGCGGCCTAGGGAAAAGCGCAAGGAGGCCTTGGCCTCCTTGGAGGGGCGGCCCAGGGCCAGGAGGACGTGGGAGGGCTCCAGGCTCCCCGCAGAGCAGGCGGAGCCGGAAGACACCGCCACCCCCAGGAGGTCCATGGCGAGGAGAAGCGCCTCCCCGTCCGCCCCCTTCACCGTGACGTTGGTCAGGTGGGGCAGGCGGGCCGTGGGGTGGCCGTTCCGCTCCACCCCGGACACGGCCAGGAGGCCGGCCTCGAGGCGGTCCCGCAGGGCGGCAAGGCGGGGCGCCTCCTCAGGAAGAAGCCTTAGGGCCTTCTCCAAGGCCACCGCCATCCCGTGGGCCAGGACGGGGCTTGGCGTCCCCCCCCGCCTTCCCCCCTCCTGGCTTCCCGGCACCAAGGGAAAGAGGTCCACCCCCTGGCGCACCACCAGGGCCCCGATCCCCTTGGGCCCGTAGAACTTGTGGGCGCTTAGGGAAACCAGGTCCGCCCCCACCTCCTCCACCCGGAAGGGGACATGGCCCACCGCCTGCACGGCGTCCGTGTGGAAGAGGACCCCGTGGGCGTGGGCCAGTTCGGCCATCTCCCAGATGGGGTATAGGGTCCCCACCTCGTTGTTGGCCGCCATGACGCTCACCAGGATGGTGTCGGGCCGCAGGGCCTCCGCCACCTGCTCGGGGTAGACCAGGCCCGTGGGGTCCGGCTTGAGCCGGGTCACGGCGAAACCGAGCCGCTCCAAGAGGCGCAAAGCCCCGAGCACCGCCGAGTGCTCCACCTCGGTGCTCACCACGTGCCCCCGCCCCTTGGCCAAGGCCACCCCCAAAAGGGCCAAGGCGTCCGCCTCCGAGCCGCCGCTGGTGAAGACCACCTCCCGGGGCCGCACCCCCAAAAGGGCGGCTACCTTCTCCCTGGCCCCCTCCAAAACCCGCCGGGCCTCCTGGCCATAGCGGTGAATGCTAGAAGGGTTCCCGAACACCTCTTCCACCCCCCGCATGGCCTCCCGCACCTCGGGGTCCAAGGGGGTGGTGGCGGCGTGGTCCAGATAGATCCCGCGCACCCCCTAAGCCTACCCCGTGGGCTCCAGTTGGATGAGGCGCTTCGCCTCGATGAGCTTCCGTTCCTCAATGAGGTCCTTGAGGGTGGTCCCCCCCAGGACCTGGCGCATGGCCAGGTCCACCCGCTTCCAAAGAAGCTCCGTGGAGCACTGCCCCACTTTGGCGCAGCTTTCCGGGTCCTCAATGCAGGACACGGGGGCGAGGCTTCCCTCCAAGGCCTCCACCACCTCCAAGGCGGTGACCCGCTCCGGGGGGCGGGCCAAGCGGTACCCCCCTTTGGCCCCCCGCACGGAGCGGATGAAACCTGCCCGGCGCAACTGGGCGGCGATCTGCTCCAGGTAGTGCTGGCTGATGCCCTGGGCCTCCGCCACCTCCTTAAGGGGCACCGCCTCGGGGGCGCGGAGGCCGATCTCCACCAGGGCCCTCAGGCCGTACTGGGCCTTCGTGGAAACCCACATGCCCTCAGTATACCCCTATTTGCCGTGCGAAAATAGCCATTTTGTGAAGGCCAGGGCAAAGAACCCTGCCTGGGCCAGGACCACGCTGGCCCCGCTGGGCCAGTCCAGGAGGAAGGAGAGGAAAAGGCCCAGGAGGGTGGATAGGGCGGCGAAGAGGAGGGAAAGGAGGGTCATGCGGGCGAAGGTGGGAGCAAGAAGCCTTGCCGTGGCCCCGGGAATGACCAAAAAGGCCGCCACCAAAAGGACCCCCACCACCTTCACCGCCAGAACTAGGCTCACAGCGATGAAGCCGGCAAGGAGGTAGTCGTGAAAAACCACGGGCAGGCGGTCCGCCAGGGCGAGCTCCCGGTCCAAAGTGGCGTAGGCCAAGCTCCCCCAAAGGGGGAGGAGGAAAAGCCCCACGAGGCAAAGGAACCCCAAGGCCCAAAGGTCCTCCGGCCCCACCGCCAAGAGGGAGCCAAAGAGGTAGCCCATGGCGTCCCCCACATACCCCTTGGCCTTGGCCAGGAAAACCGCCCCTAAGGCCACGGAAAGGGCGAAGAAGACGCCGATGGCGGTGTCCTCGGAAAGCTCGGTGCGCTCCTTCACGAAGGTGATGGCCAGGGCTACCAAGAAGGTGAAGGGGAGGGCAAACCAAAGGGGCTCCCCCCGCAGGAAAAGCCCCAAGGCCACCCCGGCGAAGGCGGCGTGGGCCAGGCCGTCCCCCAGGAAGGAAAGCCGCCTTTGCACCACAAAGGGAGAAAGAAGCCCGGCCAAAAGGCTCACCAAAAGCCCAGCCAGGAGGGCCCGCTGGAAAAAGGGGTACGCCAAGGCCTCAAGCACCGCCACCTCCCAGATAGAGGCCGTGGGCGTGGCCCAGGTGGCCGAAGGCCTGGCGAAGGCACTCTTCGCTCAAGGCCCGCTCGGGTGGGCCAAAGCCCACCGCTTTTCGGTTGAGCACCAGAACGTGGCTGGCGTGGTGGGCCGCCTCCCAGTCATGGGTGACCATGAGGACCGTGGCCCCCGTTTCCGCCTGGTAGGCCTCGAGGTAGCGGTACAGGTCCACCTCCCCCGCCCGGTCCACCCCCGTGGCGGGCTCGTCCAGGAAGAGGAGCCGGGGCCGACGCACGAAGGCCCGGGCCAGGTAAACCCGCTGGAGCTGCCCCCCAGAAAGCCGGCCCAAGGGCCTTTCCGCCAAGCCCTCCGCCCCCACCCGCGCCAGGGCGCGGAGGGCCTCCGCCCGCACCCAAGGGCTTAGGCGGAAGGGCCAGCGCCGTAAAAGCCCCGTGGCCACCAGCTCCAGGGCCAAGGCGGGAAAGGTGCGGTCAAAGGCCTTGATCTGGGGCACGTAGCCGAACCAAAGGGGATCGGCCTCGGCCAGGGGGCGGCCCAGCACCCGCACGCTCCCCCGGAAGGGCACCAGGCCTAAAAGGGCCTTGAGGAGGGTGCTCTTCCCCGCCCCGTTGGGCCCCACGATGGCCACGAAGGCGCCTTCGGGCACCCGGAAGGAAACCCCCTCCAGGGCCCAGAACTCCCCCAGGCGCACGGCGAGGTCCTCCACCTCCAGGGCCCACACGCCCTTAACGATACTGAGTTTTCACTTTTTGGTCAAGGGCTACATGAAGCGCTTCCGCCGCTTATACGCCTTCACCTCCTTGAAGCTCTTCCGCCCGCCGCCCTTCACCCCCAGGTAGAACTCCTGGACATCGGGGTTCTGCAAAAGGTAGTCCCGGTCCCCCTCCAGGACGATCCGCCCCGTTTCCATGATGTAGCCGTAGTGGGCGATGGAAAGGGCCACCCGGGCGTTTTGCTCCACCACCAGGACCGTGACCCCCTCCTCGGCGTTCACCCGGGCCACGATATCGAAAATCTCCCGCACCAAAAGGGGGGCTAGGCCCAAGGAGGGCTCGTCCAAGAGGAGAAGTCTCGGCTTGGCCAAGAGGGCGCGCCCGATGGCGATCATCTGCTGCTCCCCCCCGGAGCAGTACCCTGCCAGACGGTGGCGGAGTTCGGCCAGGCGGGGAAAGTAGTGGTAGATGCGCTCCAGCTCCTCCCTAAGCCGGGCTTCCTTGCGGGTAAGGGTCCCTACCCTCAGGTTCTCCTCCACCGTGAGGTGCTTGAAGACCCGCCGCCCCTCCAGGACCTGGACGATGCCCCGCTTCACGATCTCCTCCGGGGGCAGGCCGTGGATGGGCCTTTGCCCGTAGAGGATCTCGCCTCGCACCACCTTCCCGTCCTCGGGGATGAGGAGGCCGGATATGGCCCTTAGCGTGGTGGTTTTCCCCGCCCCGTTGGGGCCTAAAAGGGCGGTGATCCGGCCCTCGGGCACCTTGAGGGAAACCCCTCTGAGCACCTGGATGATGTCGTGGTAGACCACCTCGATGTTGTTGACCAAAAGAAGGGTGGGGCCGAGGTCTTCTGGGCGCGTGGGGTTCAGGCTCATGGCGTGGGGGAAAGGCCCGGGGGGCGCCCCCCGGGCCACAGAGGCTACTTGCCGTAGTGGACCTTGCGGAAGAGGGCCGAGGTGAAGGGCTCGGTGATGGGGACGAAGCGGCCCCCCTTGGCCTCGAGGATCCGCAACCCCTCCGCCCCCGTGCGCTCGCTCTTGGTGAAGTCCACCTCAATCCCTTGCTTGGTGGACACGGCGAGCCCCGGCTTGAAGGCGGCCGGCCCGTTCATGCCCACGATAGCCTGGTACACGGTTTCGTTGGTGATGCGCTTGAAGCGTTCCTGGGCCCGCTTCATGGCCTCTATGGCGATGGCCGCCGCCAACATGCCCGCGGTGTAGTTGTGGTTCTCCACGTAGCCCGCCGGACGGCCGAAGCGGGCCACCAGGTCCTTTTGCAGGCGAATGCCGGGGGTATCCTCCTGGGCGGTGAAGTAAGGGCTCGCCCAGAGGAACCCCTCCGCCGCCTCCCCCGCCAGGCTCAAGAGGTCCACCCCACCGGTGTACACCGCCCCCAGGTGGCGCATCTTGCCGGAAAGGCCGAGCCGCCGCGTGTCCTTGAGGATGTTGGCCACGGGACCCGCCACGTTCTGGTGCACCACGAACTCCACCCCCGCCGCCTCAAAGCGCCGGAGGAGAGCGGTGTTGTCCAGGTTCCCCGCCCCCACCTCCTGCACGTCCACGATCTGGAGGCCCAGCTGGGCCGCCGCCTTGCGGGCATCCTCCACCGGGGCCCGGCCAAAGGGGGAGGGGTGGACCACCAGGGCCACCTTGGCCCCCCGCTTCTGCTTGGCGATGTACTCCAGGAGCGCCACCACCTGCTCGGAATAGGTGGAAACGGGGATGAAGTAATAGTCCCCGTTGGGGGGATCGATGAGGCCCACATGGTTGGAGGCGGGCAAGGTGGGGATCTTGAGCTCCTGGATCAGGGCCTTCATCTGCAGCATGCCCCCCGTGCTGTAGCCCAGGTAGACGGGAATTCTAAACCGGTCCACCGCCTCCTCAAAAAGGCGTTGCGTGGTGGCGTTATCGTAGCGGTCGTCCCGCACCACGCAGTTCAGCACCACCCCCGGGATGGAGCGGGCCATGTGCCGGCAGTAGTCCTCGATTCCCGCCCCGTACGGGGCCCCCGTTTCCGAGGTGGGGCCGGTGATGGCCCCCGACCAGAAAAGGGTTACCTGCTGCTGGCCCAAGGCCAGGCCTAACGCCGCCAAAACCGCCGCCAAACCCTTGCGCATACTTCCCTCCCTCTAGTACTTGAACGGCCACGTGCGGAAGTAGCTCCGCACGATGCGCCACCAGTTGTAAAGCCCCCGCGGCTCAAACATGAGGAAGAGCACGATGATGAGGCCGAAGGCCAAGGGCCTGAGGGCGCTGGCCACATCCACCCCGGCCACGCTGAAGCCCAAGGCCTTGATCAGGTTGGAGAGGGCCTCCATGTTCACGTCCAACAGGACCAGGAAAAGGGGGCCGAGGAAGCTTCCCACCAAGGTGCCAAGCCCTCCCACGATGGCCATGGCCAGGTACTTCACCGAGTGGGCGAAGACGTAGTCCTCGATGACCACCGCCCGGGAGAGGTAGGCGTAAAGCACCCCCGCCACCCCGGCGTAGAAGGCCCCCAGGGCGAAGGCGAAGAGCTTGGTGCGCCCCGGGTCCATGCCCATGGCGTCCGCCGCCCGGTCGTTGTCCCGCACGGCGATGAGGGCGCGGCCGTACTTGGTGCGGAGAAGGTTGCGGAAGAAGAGGGCGAGGAGGATAAGGGCCACCAGGGAAACGTAGTACCAGAAGTGGAAGTGGTTGCGAAACCCCGCCTCGTAGCCCAAGAAGCTGGCCCGGGGCAGGTCCATCGCCCCCCCTTGCTTGAGGAGGGGCAGGTGGCCCACGCTCCACTCAAAGATCATCTGGAAGGCCAAAGTGGCCAAGGCCAAATAGAGGTGCTTCACCCTGAGGCTGGGAATGCCCACCAGGAAGCCGAAAAAGGCGGCCACCAGCCCCCCTGTGGGGATCACCAGCCAGAAGGGAAGGCCCTGGGGCGCCAGGAGGGCGGCGGTGTAGGCCCCCACCCCCATGAAGGCCGCCTGGCCGATGTTGATGAGGCCAGCGTAGCCCGTGACGATGTTCAGGCCGAGCACGGCGATGCTATAGACGAGGATGAGGTCCAGGATGAAAACCTGGGTGCGGGAGAGGAACTGGGGCAACGCCCCAAGAAGCGCCAAGAAGGCCAAAAGGGAAAGGAGTTCCCGGTGGGTGGCGAAGATGCTGGTGTCCTGCCGGTAGCGGGTGCGGTAGTTGCCGGTCTGGGCCCAAGGGTTTCTCATACGCGCTCGATCTCCTCCGTGCCGAAAAGCCCGTGGGGCTTAAACCAAAGGACCAGGAGAAGCACCAGGAAGGGGAAGACGTCCCGGGTGCCCCCGCCGGGGATATAGGGGTCCAGAAAGCCCGCCGCCAGGTTCTCCAAGACGCCGATGAGGATGCCCGCCACCACCGCTCCCGGTATGGAGTCCAGCCCCCCCAAAATCACCACCGGGAAGACCCGGAGGCCGATGTGGACCAGGCTGTCCAGGTTGAGGCCGGAGAGGGTCCCCACCATCACCCCGCCCGCCGCCGCCGCCAAGCCGGCGGCCGCCCAGGCCAAGGCGAAGACCTTGGCCACGGAGACCCCCAGGCTCATGGCCGCCATCTGGTCGTCGGCCACGCTGCGCATGGCCACCCCCAAGGTGGAGCGCTGGAAAAACCAGGAAAAGAGCACCAAGAAAGCCCCGGTGAGGAAGAGGGCAAGGAGCTGGGCGTAGGAAACCCGCACCCCCAGGAGGCTCACCCCGCCCTCCGGGAGGAAGGGGGGATAGCCGTAGCTTCCCGCCCCGTAGGGGGTGAGGTGCAAAAGCCCATCCAGGAAAAAGGCCAGGCCGATGGTGGCCATGATGACGGAGATGATGGGCTGCCCCACCAGGCGCTTGAGGAAAAGCCGCTCCAACAAATACCCCATCAAGGCGGTGAAGGCCAAGGCCAAGGGGAACGCCAAGAGCACGGGAAGCTTCAGGTTCACCAGGAAGAAGTGGGCGGAAAACGCCCCGATGGCCAAAAGCTCCCCCTGGGCGAAGTTCACCACCCGGCTTGCCTTATAGATGAGGACGAAGCCCAGGGCCACCAAGGCGTAGATGAGCCCCAGGACTACCCCGGAAAGCACAAGCTCGAGGAGGAAGCTCACGCCAACACCTCCTCCCGCAGGTCCCAGACCGGGACCCGGGCCCGCACCCGCTGCGTGGTCCCGTCCTGGTAGCGGTACTCCGCCTCCACCTCCACCTCCTTGCCCTGGCCGTAAAGGGCCTCCACCAAGGGGGCGTACTTCTTGGCGATGAGCCCCCGGCGCACCTTGCCCGTGCGGGTGAGCTCCTCGTCATCGGCGTCCAGAAGCTTGTACAACAGGACGAAACGGCGGATCCTGAGCTCCTCGGGAAGCTCGGCGTTCACCCGCTCCACCTCCTTACGGATAAGGGCCGCCACCTCCGGCTTCAGGGAAAGGTCCAGGTAGGTGGTGTAGGCGAGCCCCCGGTCCTCCGCCCACTTGCCCACCGTCTGGGGATCGATGTTGATGAAGGCCGCCAGGAAGGGCTTGCGGTCGCCAAACACCACCGCCTCCTTGATGTAGGGGGAGAACTTGAGCTTGTTCTCCACGAACTGAGGGCTAAACACCCTGCCCCGCTCGGTGCGCATCACGTCGGAGAGCCGGTCGATGACCACCAGGTGGCCGTCTTCCGTAAGGTAGCCG from Thermus sp. LT1-2-5 includes the following:
- a CDS encoding ABC transporter permease, producing MRREGSPWTGLWAVFFKEMADHLSGLRMRILEALILLSALAALYTGTQTLRQTVGEDPYLYLKLLTTAQDPLPSFVGFLSFFVPLAAIALAFDAVNGEYARGTLSRILSQPIYRDALLFGKFLAGLGTLAVLLLALFLLVVGLGLFTLGVPPEAEEMARAFFFLLATLAYAGVWLALGLLFSVLFRQPATAALAAIGVWLFFAVFFPILTDLAANALLLQADPFDPESQLRQANLALWISRLSPNTLYAETLTAVLNPAVRSLGPILITQLEGAVLGTPLPLGQSLLLIWPQLTGLMALVILLFTLAYVAFQRQEVRA
- a CDS encoding RrF2 family transcriptional regulator, whose translation is MWVSTKAQYGLRALVEIGLRAPEAVPLKEVAEAQGISQHYLEQIAAQLRRAGFIRSVRGAKGGYRLARPPERVTALEVVEALEGSLAPVSCIEDPESCAKVGQCSTELLWKRVDLAMRQVLGGTTLKDLIEERKLIEAKRLIQLEPTG
- a CDS encoding ABC transporter ATP-binding protein — its product is MWALEVEDLAVRLGEFWALEGVSFRVPEGAFVAIVGPNGAGKSTLLKALLGLVPFRGSVRVLGRPLAEADPLWFGYVPQIKAFDRTFPALALELVATGLLRRWPFRLSPWVRAEALRALARVGAEGLAERPLGRLSGGQLQRVYLARAFVRRPRLLFLDEPATGVDRAGEVDLYRYLEAYQAETGATVLMVTHDWEAAHHASHVLVLNRKAVGFGPPERALSEECLRQAFGHLGHAHGLYLGGGGA
- a CDS encoding long-chain fatty acid--CoA ligase, whose translation is MSEVGTKPWLAHYDPGVPAEITVPPIPLWRFLEDSAKRFPQNVALEFLGKTLTYGETWELARRFAQGLMDLGVKPGERVAIMLPNTPQFVLAFFGTLLAGGVGVNVNPLYTPRELRHQLKDAGAETLVILDHLLPRFLEVEKETPVKRVVVTGIKDFLPFPKNLLYPLKAKRDKLPLGFPKREGFHAFLDLLKRPPATPHVADPEDLALLQYTGGTTGVSKGAMLTHRNLVANVLQIDAWDPTSRELLGKGVMLGALPFFHVYGMTVAMNYGLFSGYKIVLLPRPEIHAVVEAIEKHQVTHFPGVPTLYVAFNNFPGIEKRNVKSIRICLSGAAPLPVEVAKRFEEITGARLIEGYGLSEASPVTHSNPVEGVVKKGSIGMPLPSVEAKVVDEEGREVPLGEVGELIVRGPNVMKGYWNRPEETQKALKDGWLFTGDMARMDEDGYFYIVDRKKDMIIAGGYNIYPREVEEVLYQHEAVQEAAVVGVPDPYRGETVAAFLVLKPEYRGRVTEKDIEAFCRKHLAAYKVPRILEFRESLPKSSVGKILRRELREEFAKKRG
- a CDS encoding cysteine desulfurase family protein, which translates into the protein MRGIYLDHAATTPLDPEVREAMRGVEEVFGNPSSIHRYGQEARRVLEGAREKVAALLGVRPREVVFTSGGSEADALALLGVALAKGRGHVVSTEVEHSAVLGALRLLERLGFAVTRLKPDPTGLVYPEQVAEALRPDTILVSVMAANNEVGTLYPIWEMAELAHAHGVLFHTDAVQAVGHVPFRVEEVGADLVSLSAHKFYGPKGIGALVVRQGVDLFPLVPGSQEGGRRGGTPSPVLAHGMAVALEKALRLLPEEAPRLAALRDRLEAGLLAVSGVERNGHPTARLPHLTNVTVKGADGEALLLAMDLLGVAVSSGSACSAGSLEPSHVLLALGRPSKEAKASLRFSLGRATTLEEVDQAVAAFKEAVARARA
- a CDS encoding ABC transporter substrate-binding protein, with amino-acid sequence MRKGLAAVLAALGLALGQQQVTLFWSGAITGPTSETGAPYGAGIEDYCRHMARSIPGVVLNCVVRDDRYDNATTQRLFEEAVDRFRIPVYLGYSTGGMLQMKALIQELKIPTLPASNHVGLIDPPNGDYYFIPVSTYSEQVVALLEYIAKQKRGAKVALVVHPSPFGRAPVEDARKAAAQLGLQIVDVQEVGAGNLDNTALLRRFEAAGVEFVVHQNVAGPVANILKDTRRLGLSGKMRHLGAVYTGGVDLLSLAGEAAEGFLWASPYFTAQEDTPGIRLQKDLVARFGRPAGYVENHNYTAGMLAAAIAIEAMKRAQERFKRITNETVYQAIVGMNGPAAFKPGLAVSTKQGIEVDFTKSERTGAEGLRILEAKGGRFVPITEPFTSALFRKVHYGK
- a CDS encoding metal ABC transporter permease, producing MLEALAYPFFQRALLAGLLVSLLAGLLSPFVVQRRLSFLGDGLAHAAFAGVALGLFLRGEPLWFALPFTFLVALAITFVKERTELSEDTAIGVFFALSVALGAVFLAKAKGYVGDAMGYLFGSLLAVGPEDLWALGFLCLVGLFLLPLWGSLAYATLDRELALADRLPVVFHDYLLAGFIAVSLVLAVKVVGVLLVAAFLVIPGATARLLAPTFARMTLLSLLFAALSTLLGLFLSFLLDWPSGASVVLAQAGFFALAFTKWLFSHGK
- a CDS encoding branched-chain amino acid ABC transporter permease; translation: MSFLLELVLSGVVLGLIYALVALGFVLIYKASRVVNFAQGELLAIGAFSAHFFLVNLKLPVLLAFPLALAFTALMGYLLERLFLKRLVGQPIISVIMATIGLAFFLDGLLHLTPYGAGSYGYPPFLPEGGVSLLGVRVSYAQLLALFLTGAFLVLFSWFFQRSTLGVAMRSVADDQMAAMSLGVSVAKVFALAWAAAGLAAAAGGVMVGTLSGLNLDSLVHIGLRVFPVVILGGLDSIPGAVVAGILIGVLENLAAGFLDPYIPGGGTRDVFPFLVLLLVLWFKPHGLFGTEEIERV
- a CDS encoding branched-chain amino acid ABC transporter permease, encoding MRNPWAQTGNYRTRYRQDTSIFATHRELLSLLAFLALLGALPQFLSRTQVFILDLILVYSIAVLGLNIVTGYAGLINIGQAAFMGVGAYTAALLAPQGLPFWLVIPTGGLVAAFFGFLVGIPSLRVKHLYLALATLAFQMIFEWSVGHLPLLKQGGAMDLPRASFLGYEAGFRNHFHFWYYVSLVALILLALFFRNLLRTKYGRALIAVRDNDRAADAMGMDPGRTKLFAFALGAFYAGVAGVLYAYLSRAVVIEDYVFAHSVKYLAMAIVGGLGTLVGSFLGPLFLVLLDVNMEALSNLIKALGFSVAGVDVASALRPLAFGLIIVLFLMFEPRGLYNWWRIVRSYFRTWPFKY
- a CDS encoding phosphoribosyltransferase family protein; the encoded protein is MRFRDRRHAGALLAEALQPLGLERPVVLGIPRGGVVVADEVARRLGGELDVVLVRKVGAPGNPEFALGAVGERGELILRPYALQFADRSYLEREAARQKDVIRKRAERYRKVRPKVPLAGRDVVLVDDGIATGASMEAALSVVLAENPRRVVVAVPVASPEAVEKLKERAEVVALSTPPDFAAVGAYYLDFSEVTDEEVEGLLLQWAA
- a CDS encoding cupin domain-containing protein, translating into MGGMKPVVKQAASVEARPVERGEKAFIQVLIGPEDGAPHFITRKFTLLPGGRIPKHKHPTIEHEQYVLSGRMKVLLGNEVREVAAGQAVYIPPDTPHAYVNEGEEPVEFLCVIPKTSAYATEWLEE
- a CDS encoding ABC transporter ATP-binding protein; the protein is MSLNPTRPEDLGPTLLLVNNIEVVYHDIIQVLRGVSLKVPEGRITALLGPNGAGKTTTLRAISGLLIPEDGKVVRGEILYGQRPIHGLPPEEIVKRGIVQVLEGRRVFKHLTVEENLRVGTLTRKEARLREELERIYHYFPRLAELRHRLAGYCSGGEQQMIAIGRALLAKPRLLLLDEPSLGLAPLLVREIFDIVARVNAEEGVTVLVVEQNARVALSIAHYGYIMETGRIVLEGDRDYLLQNPDVQEFYLGVKGGGRKSFKEVKAYKRRKRFM